Proteins from a single region of Hydra vulgaris chromosome 12, alternate assembly HydraT2T_AEP:
- the LOC101240449 gene encoding ubinuclein-1 isoform X4, translating to MSDGKRNTLSVSFEKPKLGNLFPDNNKTQNELVHRYNLNLFPSNDASFPEFDYSLLLKSVQKVNSTADSPLDNFEEDSTLKALAKKLEQKYGTASQNEKKKASKHLDTFDIGYGYDESDSFLDNSEAYDEVVPSDWTTEHGGFYINEGNLDFKPVSQSSNDKILQKVFASGKKRKRIIPKELNTEKKKKQFLNKEKQRKKLEALNKAQKILFKKKHKKNSSVVHDETSQDGGLNKSLEDDLPLSKIKESVNGSSDKKIVPENDKKHDVVVTSAVQTSSITFQHKSHVNTLVNNSLTTAISNMSNKQKPENENLKNSPVKVESPLPSGLNENLLFFIKQLCSFASIHSKGSFFTPEVNQTLLKFARECKVLSPRLRNGVYEHVSFYLPCAKDTLRKRCQRLIVKDQQDLEDEPLKLLKEAIEKNMVEQKKNYDDQVDETIQEQAREQIKHTGLDPIKSNENQDVDAKVKKYTPKKKFVWHDDIRKLLCDVVQVKVNKFSKSNKSMSAEEYIKDFLESEIRKLWPKGWMTSRVLYKECRATHNAITQPLKVRKFKNDFTKECSVVSSVSLSEKSSITLNGSPLSTTTLNDSGIKNPVVHSSISKPSISNSLTLLNVSSQCKQVAPVTSRIMTTNSLTLISNSSPNRQIISVTSDNKCSISSLKLVDVPSSESKLVINSNFSPSLHTNSLIKQSIQHSVGSRDSHQALPLNKSHIALIERSKNTIYTQSSLSSTDSSQISKNNICKSNQTYTHVPEYSYSHNISFSSNLNQSKTLQPKNSKVTLTSPMVNFTYNTTENRICIPALGKASNQFIYTQNNLNQPKFRSAVGTSVSNNISESWRKDSSCLSRLPFDTNHNAKYLKDKDSITSNNLSKHDWNHHNKFRTSTSTVPVYPRRVDTIIISDDEINRNILTSEIYNIQSKNSERTSNPHLLSQHLVKTSLIAKSPNLNLFESNSSSRLLAPQQVVDNTTSPQKSIDIFTKNNGANNVGQHFSSLEHPRSLQKIQDAQIVVSATSSNSPYQQHNSDHILHYPLKFNQLSSHQGTELGANKNNHSYCQPANLFSSQLINDHNQKINSSEEVEMIRKEFLGSSAGNTSFDSKYR from the exons atgtCTGATGGTAAAAGGAATACTTTATCTGTTTCTTTTGAAAAACCAAAGCTTGGTAACCTATTTCCTGATAATAACAAGACTCAAAATGAATTAGTTCATAGATATAATTTGAATCTGTTTCCATCTAATGATGCATCATTTCCAGAATTTGATTATTCTTTGTTACTCAAATCAgta caaaaagtaAATTCAACTGCAGATTCACCATTAGATAATTTTGAAGAAGATTCCACATTAAAAGCACTGGCAAAAAAGTTGgaacaaaaatat GGCACTGCAtcacaaaatgaaaaaaaaaaggcaagcAAGCATTTAGAT acttTTGACATTGGTTATGGATATGATGAGTCAGATTCATTTCTTGACAATTCTGAAGCT tatGATGAAGTTGTTCCGTCTGACTGGACAACTGAACATGGTGGGTTTTACATAAATGAAGGGAATTTAGACTTCAAACCAGTATCTCAGAGTTCGAAtgataa AATACTGCAAAAGGTGTTTGCAAGTGGCAAAAAAAGAAAG AGAATTATTCCGAAGGAATTAAATActgaaaagaagaaaaaacagtttttaaacaaggaaaaacaaagaaaaaaactagaagctTTAAATAAGGCACAAAA gatactttttaaaaaaaagcataaaaagaaTAGCTCTGTTGTTCATGATGAGACTTCTCAAGATGGTGGTTTGAACAAATCTCTAGAAGATGATCTGCCGctatctaaaattaaagaatctGTAAATGGTTCATCAGATAAAAAAATCGTACCTGAGAATGATAAGAAACATGATGTTGTAGTTACAAGTGCAGTTCAAACAAGTAGCATCACCTTTCAACATAAAAGTCATGTAAATACACTTGTCAACAATAGCTTAACAACTGCAATATCCAATATGTCTAACAAACAAAAACCAGAAAATGAAAACCTTAAAAACTCTCCAGTTAAAGTTGAATCCCCTCTACCAAGTGGACTCAAtgaaaatttgttgttttttatcaaacagTTATGTTCTTTTGCATCTATTCACAGTAAAGGATCGTTTTTTACTCCAGAAGTCAACCAAACTTTGCTAAA attTGCTCGAGAGTGTAAGGTTTTATCGCCTCGATTAAGAAAT GGAGTATACGAACACGTATCATTTTATTTGCCATGTGCTAAAGATACATTGCGTAAAAGATGTCAGCGTCTTATTGTAAAGGATCAGCAAGATCTTGAAGATGAacctttaaaacttttgaaggAAG CCATTGAAAAGAACATGGttgaacagaaaaaaaattatgatgatCAAGTTGATGAAACTATACAAGAACAAGCTAGAGAACA aattaagcATACTGGGCTTGATCCAATAAAGTCAAATGAG aaTCAAGATGTTGATGccaaagtcaaaaaatatacCCCAAAGAAGAAGTTTGTTTGGCATGATGATATAAG aaaGTTACTCTGTGACGTTGTACAAgtgaaagtaaataaattttcaaagtcaAATAAAAGCATGTCAGCTGAAGAATATATAAAG gactTTTTGGAGTCTGAGATAAGAAAATTATGGCCTAAAGGTTGGATGACAAGTAG AGTATTGTATAAAGAATGTCGTGCAACACATAATGCTATAACCCAGCCATT gaaagttagaaaatttaaaaatgactttactAAAGAGTGTTCTGTGGTTTCATCAGTTTCTTTATCTGAAAAGAGTTCAATTACTTTAAATGGATCACCTCTTTCTACTACCACATTGAATGACTCTGGAATCAAGAATCCTGTTGTTCACAGTAGCATTTCCAAACCTTCTATTTCAAATAGCCTAACTTTACTAAATGTTTCTTCCCAATGTAAACAAGTTGCACCTGTTACATCCAGAATTATGACAACTAATAGTTTGACTTTAATATCTAATTCTTCACCGAATAGACAAATTATTTCTGTTACTTCAGACAATAAATGTTCTATATCTTCATTGAAGTTAGTAGACGTTCCTTCATCTGAGtcaaaattagttataaattcaaatttttctcCCTCTTTACACACAAACAGTTTAATTAAGCAAAGTATACAACATTCTGTGGGATCTCGTGACTCCCATCAAGCTTTACCATTAAATAAATCACATATTGCATTAATAGAAAGATCGAAAAACACAATTTACACTCAATCAAGCTTATCTTCAACAGATTCTTcacaaattagtaaaaataatatctgTAAATCAAATCAAACATACACTCATGTTCCTGAATACAGTTATTCTCATAATATCAGCTTCTCTTCCAATTTAAACCAATCAAAAACATTACAACCTAAAAATAGCAAAGTGACGCTTACTTCACCTATGGTAAATTTTACTTACAACACTACAGAAAATCGAATTTGTATACCAGCTTTGGGTAAAGCTTCAAATCAGTTTATTTATACACAAAACAATCTTAATCAGCCTAAATTCAGAAGTGCTGTGGGGACTTCAGTTTCTAACAATATATCAGAAAGTTGGCGAAAAGATAGCAGTTGTTTATCTAGATTACCTTTTGATACAAACCATAATGCAAAGTATTTAAAGGATAAAGACAGTATAACATCTAATAACCTCTCTAAACATGATTGGAATCATCATAATAAGTTTAGAACTAGCACTAGTACTGTGCCTGTGTACCCTAGACGCGTTgacacaataataataagtgaTGATGAAATTAACAGAAATATTTTAACTTCTGAAATCTATAATATTCAATCCAAAAACAGTGAACGTACCTCTAACCCCCATTTGTTATCTCAGCATTTAGTTAAAACATCATTAATAGCAAAATCAccgaatttaaatttatttgaaagtaaCTCCTCTTCTCGTTTGCTTGCCCCCCAACAAGTTGTTGATAATACGACTTCTCCTCAAAAGTCTATCgatatttttaccaaaaataatgGAGCAAACAATGTTGGTCAACACTTTTCATCTTTGGAACATCCTCGATCTCTTCAAAAAATTCAAGATGCACAAATAGTTGTTTCAGCAACATCTTCTAATAG
- the LOC101240449 gene encoding ubinuclein-1 isoform X5, translated as MSDGKRNTLSVSFEKPKLGNLFPDNNKTQNELVHRYNLNLFPSNDASFPEFDYSLLLKSVQKVNSTADSPLDNFEEDSTLKALAKKLEQKYTFDIGYGYDESDSFLDNSEAYDEVVPSDWTTEHGGFYINEGNLDFKPVSQSSNDKILQKVFASGKKRKRIIPKELNTEKKKKQFLNKEKQRKKLEALNKAQKILFKKKHKKNSSVVHDETSQDGGLNKSLEDDLPLSKIKESVNGSSDKKIVPENDKKHDVVVTSAVQTSSITFQHKSHVNTLVNNSLTTAISNMSNKQKPENENLKNSPVKVESPLPSGLNENLLFFIKQLCSFASIHSKGSFFTPEVNQTLLKFARECKVLSPRLRNGVYEHVSFYLPCAKDTLRKRCQRLIVKDQQDLEDEPLKLLKEAIEKNMVEQKKNYDDQVDETIQEQAREQIKHTGLDPIKSNENQDVDAKVKKYTPKKKFVWHDDIRKLLCDVVQVKVNKFSKSNKSMSAEEYIKDFLESEIRKLWPKGWMTSRVLYKECRATHNAITQPLKVRKFKNDFTKECSVVSSVSLSEKSSITLNGSPLSTTTLNDSGIKNPVVHSSISKPSISNSLTLLNVSSQCKQVAPVTSRIMTTNSLTLISNSSPNRQIISVTSDNKCSISSLKLVDVPSSESKLVINSNFSPSLHTNSLIKQSIQHSVGSRDSHQALPLNKSHIALIERSKNTIYTQSSLSSTDSSQISKNNICKSNQTYTHVPEYSYSHNISFSSNLNQSKTLQPKNSKVTLTSPMVNFTYNTTENRICIPALGKASNQFIYTQNNLNQPKFRSAVGTSVSNNISESWRKDSSCLSRLPFDTNHNAKYLKDKDSITSNNLSKHDWNHHNKFRTSTSTVPVYPRRVDTIIISDDEINRNILTSEIYNIQSKNSERTSNPHLLSQHLVKTSLIAKSPNLNLFESNSSSRLLAPQQVVDNTTSPQKSIDIFTKNNGANNVGQHFSSLEHPRSLQKIQDAQIVVSATSSNSPYQQHNSDHILHYPLKFNQLSSHQGTELGANKNNHSYCQPANLFSSQLINDHNQKINSSEEVEMIRKEFLGSSAGNTSFDSKYR; from the exons atgtCTGATGGTAAAAGGAATACTTTATCTGTTTCTTTTGAAAAACCAAAGCTTGGTAACCTATTTCCTGATAATAACAAGACTCAAAATGAATTAGTTCATAGATATAATTTGAATCTGTTTCCATCTAATGATGCATCATTTCCAGAATTTGATTATTCTTTGTTACTCAAATCAgta caaaaagtaAATTCAACTGCAGATTCACCATTAGATAATTTTGAAGAAGATTCCACATTAAAAGCACTGGCAAAAAAGTTGgaacaaaaatat acttTTGACATTGGTTATGGATATGATGAGTCAGATTCATTTCTTGACAATTCTGAAGCT tatGATGAAGTTGTTCCGTCTGACTGGACAACTGAACATGGTGGGTTTTACATAAATGAAGGGAATTTAGACTTCAAACCAGTATCTCAGAGTTCGAAtgataa AATACTGCAAAAGGTGTTTGCAAGTGGCAAAAAAAGAAAG AGAATTATTCCGAAGGAATTAAATActgaaaagaagaaaaaacagtttttaaacaaggaaaaacaaagaaaaaaactagaagctTTAAATAAGGCACAAAA gatactttttaaaaaaaagcataaaaagaaTAGCTCTGTTGTTCATGATGAGACTTCTCAAGATGGTGGTTTGAACAAATCTCTAGAAGATGATCTGCCGctatctaaaattaaagaatctGTAAATGGTTCATCAGATAAAAAAATCGTACCTGAGAATGATAAGAAACATGATGTTGTAGTTACAAGTGCAGTTCAAACAAGTAGCATCACCTTTCAACATAAAAGTCATGTAAATACACTTGTCAACAATAGCTTAACAACTGCAATATCCAATATGTCTAACAAACAAAAACCAGAAAATGAAAACCTTAAAAACTCTCCAGTTAAAGTTGAATCCCCTCTACCAAGTGGACTCAAtgaaaatttgttgttttttatcaaacagTTATGTTCTTTTGCATCTATTCACAGTAAAGGATCGTTTTTTACTCCAGAAGTCAACCAAACTTTGCTAAA attTGCTCGAGAGTGTAAGGTTTTATCGCCTCGATTAAGAAAT GGAGTATACGAACACGTATCATTTTATTTGCCATGTGCTAAAGATACATTGCGTAAAAGATGTCAGCGTCTTATTGTAAAGGATCAGCAAGATCTTGAAGATGAacctttaaaacttttgaaggAAG CCATTGAAAAGAACATGGttgaacagaaaaaaaattatgatgatCAAGTTGATGAAACTATACAAGAACAAGCTAGAGAACA aattaagcATACTGGGCTTGATCCAATAAAGTCAAATGAG aaTCAAGATGTTGATGccaaagtcaaaaaatatacCCCAAAGAAGAAGTTTGTTTGGCATGATGATATAAG aaaGTTACTCTGTGACGTTGTACAAgtgaaagtaaataaattttcaaagtcaAATAAAAGCATGTCAGCTGAAGAATATATAAAG gactTTTTGGAGTCTGAGATAAGAAAATTATGGCCTAAAGGTTGGATGACAAGTAG AGTATTGTATAAAGAATGTCGTGCAACACATAATGCTATAACCCAGCCATT gaaagttagaaaatttaaaaatgactttactAAAGAGTGTTCTGTGGTTTCATCAGTTTCTTTATCTGAAAAGAGTTCAATTACTTTAAATGGATCACCTCTTTCTACTACCACATTGAATGACTCTGGAATCAAGAATCCTGTTGTTCACAGTAGCATTTCCAAACCTTCTATTTCAAATAGCCTAACTTTACTAAATGTTTCTTCCCAATGTAAACAAGTTGCACCTGTTACATCCAGAATTATGACAACTAATAGTTTGACTTTAATATCTAATTCTTCACCGAATAGACAAATTATTTCTGTTACTTCAGACAATAAATGTTCTATATCTTCATTGAAGTTAGTAGACGTTCCTTCATCTGAGtcaaaattagttataaattcaaatttttctcCCTCTTTACACACAAACAGTTTAATTAAGCAAAGTATACAACATTCTGTGGGATCTCGTGACTCCCATCAAGCTTTACCATTAAATAAATCACATATTGCATTAATAGAAAGATCGAAAAACACAATTTACACTCAATCAAGCTTATCTTCAACAGATTCTTcacaaattagtaaaaataatatctgTAAATCAAATCAAACATACACTCATGTTCCTGAATACAGTTATTCTCATAATATCAGCTTCTCTTCCAATTTAAACCAATCAAAAACATTACAACCTAAAAATAGCAAAGTGACGCTTACTTCACCTATGGTAAATTTTACTTACAACACTACAGAAAATCGAATTTGTATACCAGCTTTGGGTAAAGCTTCAAATCAGTTTATTTATACACAAAACAATCTTAATCAGCCTAAATTCAGAAGTGCTGTGGGGACTTCAGTTTCTAACAATATATCAGAAAGTTGGCGAAAAGATAGCAGTTGTTTATCTAGATTACCTTTTGATACAAACCATAATGCAAAGTATTTAAAGGATAAAGACAGTATAACATCTAATAACCTCTCTAAACATGATTGGAATCATCATAATAAGTTTAGAACTAGCACTAGTACTGTGCCTGTGTACCCTAGACGCGTTgacacaataataataagtgaTGATGAAATTAACAGAAATATTTTAACTTCTGAAATCTATAATATTCAATCCAAAAACAGTGAACGTACCTCTAACCCCCATTTGTTATCTCAGCATTTAGTTAAAACATCATTAATAGCAAAATCAccgaatttaaatttatttgaaagtaaCTCCTCTTCTCGTTTGCTTGCCCCCCAACAAGTTGTTGATAATACGACTTCTCCTCAAAAGTCTATCgatatttttaccaaaaataatgGAGCAAACAATGTTGGTCAACACTTTTCATCTTTGGAACATCCTCGATCTCTTCAAAAAATTCAAGATGCACAAATAGTTGTTTCAGCAACATCTTCTAATAG
- the LOC101240449 gene encoding ubinuclein-1 isoform X6: MSDGKRNTLSVSFEKPKLGNLFPDNNKTQNELVHRYNLNLFPSNDASFPEFDYSLLLKSVQKVNSTADSPLDNFEEDSTLKALAKKLEQKYGTASQNEKKKASKHLDTFDIGYGYDESDSFLDNSEAYDEVVPSDWTTEHGGFYINEGNLDFKPVSQSSNDKILQKVFASGKKRKRIIPKELNTEKKKKQFLNKEKQRKKLEALNKAQKILFKKKHKKNSSVVHDETSQDGGLNKSLEDDLPLSKIKESVNGSSDKKIVPENDKKHDVVVTSAVQTSSITFQHKSHVNTLVNNSLTTAISNMSNKQKPENENLKNSPVKVESPLPSGLNENLLFFIKQLCSFASIHSKGSFFTPEVNQTLLKFARECKVLSPRLRNGVYEHVSFYLPCAKDTLRKRCQRLIVKDQQDLEDEPLKLLKEAIEKNMVEQKKNYDDQVDETIQEQAREQIKHTGLDPIKSNENQDVDAKVKKYTPKKKFVWHDDIRKLLCDVVQVKVNKFSKSNKSMSAEEYIKDFLESEIRKLWPKGWMTSRVLYKECRATHNAITQPLKVRKFKNDFTKECSVVSSVSLSEKSSITLNGSPLSTTTLNDSGIKNPVVHSSISKPSISNSLTLLNVSSQCKQVAPVTSRIMTTNSLTLISNSSPNRQIISVTSDNKCSISSLKLVDVPSSESKLVINSNFSPSLHTNSLIKQSIQHSVGSRDSHQALPLNKSHIALIERSKNTIYTQSSLSSTDSSQISKNNICKSNQTYTHVPEYSYSHNISFSSNLNQSKTLQPKNSKVTLTSPMVNFTYNTTENRICIPALGKASNQFIYTQNNLNQPKFRSAVGTSVSNNISESWRKDSSCLSRLPFDTNHNAKYLKDKDSITSNNLSKHDWNHHNKFRTSTSTVPVYPRRVDTIIISDDEINRNILTSEIYNIQSKNSERTSNPHLLSQHLVKTSLIAKSPNLNLFESNSSSRLLAPQQVVDNTTSPQKSIDIFTKNNGANNVGQHFSSLEHPRSLQKIQDAQIVVSATSSNR, translated from the exons atgtCTGATGGTAAAAGGAATACTTTATCTGTTTCTTTTGAAAAACCAAAGCTTGGTAACCTATTTCCTGATAATAACAAGACTCAAAATGAATTAGTTCATAGATATAATTTGAATCTGTTTCCATCTAATGATGCATCATTTCCAGAATTTGATTATTCTTTGTTACTCAAATCAgta caaaaagtaAATTCAACTGCAGATTCACCATTAGATAATTTTGAAGAAGATTCCACATTAAAAGCACTGGCAAAAAAGTTGgaacaaaaatat GGCACTGCAtcacaaaatgaaaaaaaaaaggcaagcAAGCATTTAGAT acttTTGACATTGGTTATGGATATGATGAGTCAGATTCATTTCTTGACAATTCTGAAGCT tatGATGAAGTTGTTCCGTCTGACTGGACAACTGAACATGGTGGGTTTTACATAAATGAAGGGAATTTAGACTTCAAACCAGTATCTCAGAGTTCGAAtgataa AATACTGCAAAAGGTGTTTGCAAGTGGCAAAAAAAGAAAG AGAATTATTCCGAAGGAATTAAATActgaaaagaagaaaaaacagtttttaaacaaggaaaaacaaagaaaaaaactagaagctTTAAATAAGGCACAAAA gatactttttaaaaaaaagcataaaaagaaTAGCTCTGTTGTTCATGATGAGACTTCTCAAGATGGTGGTTTGAACAAATCTCTAGAAGATGATCTGCCGctatctaaaattaaagaatctGTAAATGGTTCATCAGATAAAAAAATCGTACCTGAGAATGATAAGAAACATGATGTTGTAGTTACAAGTGCAGTTCAAACAAGTAGCATCACCTTTCAACATAAAAGTCATGTAAATACACTTGTCAACAATAGCTTAACAACTGCAATATCCAATATGTCTAACAAACAAAAACCAGAAAATGAAAACCTTAAAAACTCTCCAGTTAAAGTTGAATCCCCTCTACCAAGTGGACTCAAtgaaaatttgttgttttttatcaaacagTTATGTTCTTTTGCATCTATTCACAGTAAAGGATCGTTTTTTACTCCAGAAGTCAACCAAACTTTGCTAAA attTGCTCGAGAGTGTAAGGTTTTATCGCCTCGATTAAGAAAT GGAGTATACGAACACGTATCATTTTATTTGCCATGTGCTAAAGATACATTGCGTAAAAGATGTCAGCGTCTTATTGTAAAGGATCAGCAAGATCTTGAAGATGAacctttaaaacttttgaaggAAG CCATTGAAAAGAACATGGttgaacagaaaaaaaattatgatgatCAAGTTGATGAAACTATACAAGAACAAGCTAGAGAACA aattaagcATACTGGGCTTGATCCAATAAAGTCAAATGAG aaTCAAGATGTTGATGccaaagtcaaaaaatatacCCCAAAGAAGAAGTTTGTTTGGCATGATGATATAAG aaaGTTACTCTGTGACGTTGTACAAgtgaaagtaaataaattttcaaagtcaAATAAAAGCATGTCAGCTGAAGAATATATAAAG gactTTTTGGAGTCTGAGATAAGAAAATTATGGCCTAAAGGTTGGATGACAAGTAG AGTATTGTATAAAGAATGTCGTGCAACACATAATGCTATAACCCAGCCATT gaaagttagaaaatttaaaaatgactttactAAAGAGTGTTCTGTGGTTTCATCAGTTTCTTTATCTGAAAAGAGTTCAATTACTTTAAATGGATCACCTCTTTCTACTACCACATTGAATGACTCTGGAATCAAGAATCCTGTTGTTCACAGTAGCATTTCCAAACCTTCTATTTCAAATAGCCTAACTTTACTAAATGTTTCTTCCCAATGTAAACAAGTTGCACCTGTTACATCCAGAATTATGACAACTAATAGTTTGACTTTAATATCTAATTCTTCACCGAATAGACAAATTATTTCTGTTACTTCAGACAATAAATGTTCTATATCTTCATTGAAGTTAGTAGACGTTCCTTCATCTGAGtcaaaattagttataaattcaaatttttctcCCTCTTTACACACAAACAGTTTAATTAAGCAAAGTATACAACATTCTGTGGGATCTCGTGACTCCCATCAAGCTTTACCATTAAATAAATCACATATTGCATTAATAGAAAGATCGAAAAACACAATTTACACTCAATCAAGCTTATCTTCAACAGATTCTTcacaaattagtaaaaataatatctgTAAATCAAATCAAACATACACTCATGTTCCTGAATACAGTTATTCTCATAATATCAGCTTCTCTTCCAATTTAAACCAATCAAAAACATTACAACCTAAAAATAGCAAAGTGACGCTTACTTCACCTATGGTAAATTTTACTTACAACACTACAGAAAATCGAATTTGTATACCAGCTTTGGGTAAAGCTTCAAATCAGTTTATTTATACACAAAACAATCTTAATCAGCCTAAATTCAGAAGTGCTGTGGGGACTTCAGTTTCTAACAATATATCAGAAAGTTGGCGAAAAGATAGCAGTTGTTTATCTAGATTACCTTTTGATACAAACCATAATGCAAAGTATTTAAAGGATAAAGACAGTATAACATCTAATAACCTCTCTAAACATGATTGGAATCATCATAATAAGTTTAGAACTAGCACTAGTACTGTGCCTGTGTACCCTAGACGCGTTgacacaataataataagtgaTGATGAAATTAACAGAAATATTTTAACTTCTGAAATCTATAATATTCAATCCAAAAACAGTGAACGTACCTCTAACCCCCATTTGTTATCTCAGCATTTAGTTAAAACATCATTAATAGCAAAATCAccgaatttaaatttatttgaaagtaaCTCCTCTTCTCGTTTGCTTGCCCCCCAACAAGTTGTTGATAATACGACTTCTCCTCAAAAGTCTATCgatatttttaccaaaaataatgGAGCAAACAATGTTGGTCAACACTTTTCATCTTTGGAACATCCTCGATCTCTTCAAAAAATTCAAGATGCACAAATAGTTGTTTCAGCAACATCTTCTAATAG